A window of Chengkuizengella sediminis contains these coding sequences:
- a CDS encoding methyl-accepting chemotaxis protein, with product MHNIFGLLSLNQVEKKLDEISVGDLSKEINESKRKRGLMKKIHQTSKSLVRLIISVDRGSKRLDQEVLMLGKNSEIVNEQVNTVTTTIRDITNGIQDAAEYVQTISTEMCNINDLLNEVKTDNQSLTNNAMKYMNELVQSKKETTLTMEQIRVVSEDKEKVHQSMNHLDQSISHISSVSTLLSKLSNETHILSLNANIVASQAGEHGKAFQVIANEVSILAQQSKEEITKIQQQIQDISDYEEQLKYRFQEMDTHVEKSVLSMQESIQKYEYMESFLLSSINNIDVVNNKINNISTSTHNSVQSTNQTNAFFQEIAAGSEEMLASSEIQLQSINQMNEDIQRMKLNSLSLRSVVSQFKTPIVSVNMYLKDEINAWIDIAIMIRAIMLSMIESTDLQKIREWNSEKELKEEELSKTFKKLSNKINRESDKVYLQALKEAWAEFSKIKDQNAKWMLEEEFKKASQALKNEGRKSFKIALDIANEWLEIE from the coding sequence ATGCACAATATTTTTGGACTTTTATCATTGAATCAAGTTGAAAAGAAATTAGATGAAATATCAGTAGGAGATTTAAGTAAAGAAATAAATGAATCAAAAAGAAAAAGGGGTCTAATGAAAAAAATACATCAAACCTCTAAAAGTTTAGTTAGATTAATCATTTCAGTTGATCGAGGTTCAAAAAGATTAGATCAAGAGGTGTTAATGCTTGGTAAAAACTCTGAGATTGTAAACGAGCAAGTAAATACTGTGACAACAACGATACGAGATATTACAAATGGCATTCAAGATGCAGCAGAATATGTACAAACTATTTCAACTGAAATGTGTAACATTAATGATCTTTTAAATGAAGTAAAGACAGATAATCAATCTTTAACTAATAATGCGATGAAGTATATGAATGAATTAGTCCAATCTAAAAAAGAAACAACTTTGACAATGGAACAAATTAGAGTGGTTTCAGAAGATAAGGAAAAAGTGCACCAATCTATGAATCATTTAGATCAATCGATCAGTCATATTAGCTCTGTCAGTACGTTATTAAGTAAGTTATCTAATGAAACCCATATATTGTCCTTAAATGCTAATATAGTTGCTTCACAAGCAGGTGAACATGGGAAAGCATTTCAGGTAATTGCGAATGAAGTATCAATTTTAGCACAGCAATCTAAAGAAGAAATTACTAAAATACAGCAACAGATTCAAGATATATCTGATTATGAGGAACAATTAAAGTATCGCTTTCAAGAAATGGACACACATGTTGAGAAAAGCGTACTTTCAATGCAAGAATCCATTCAAAAATATGAATATATGGAGTCGTTTCTCCTATCTTCAATCAATAACATTGACGTAGTTAATAACAAAATAAATAATATTTCAACAAGTACACATAATTCTGTTCAATCAACAAATCAAACTAATGCATTTTTTCAAGAGATTGCAGCAGGAAGTGAGGAAATGTTAGCGTCTTCTGAAATACAGCTACAAAGTATTAATCAGATGAATGAGGATATACAAAGAATGAAATTAAACAGCTTATCCTTAAGGTCTGTTGTTTCACAATTTAAAACTCCAATTGTTTCTGTCAACATGTATTTAAAAGATGAAATTAATGCATGGATTGATATTGCCATCATGATTCGTGCAATAATGTTATCCATGATAGAGTCGACTGATTTACAAAAGATTCGGGAATGGAATAGTGAGAAAGAGTTAAAGGAAGAGGAATTATCAAAAACTTTTAAAAAGCTCTCTAATAAAATAAATAGAGAAAGTGATAAGGTTTATTTGCAAGCATTAAAGGAAGCATGGGCTGAATTTTCGAAGATTAAAGATCAAAACGCTAAATGGATGTTAGAAGAAGAGTTTAAAAAAGCATCTCAAGCGTTAAAAAATGAAGGTAGAAAGTCTTTTAAAATTGCTTTGGATATTGCTAATGAATGGTTAGAGATTGAATAG
- a CDS encoding SDR family NAD(P)-dependent oxidoreductase, protein MKRLDGQLALVTGSSRGIGAKVAEGLADRGCDVILHGRTIENTLHTKEIIESKGVKVYSVEGELSSVEGVNHIIHQVKKIGHIDILYNNAGISNQYKPIFEYKVEDWQEIMQVNVYSLSLLCSAFAPAMKEKGYGRIVNVSSGIQDQPHLVAYSVSKAAVDKYTKDLSFELKDVDIKVSYIDPGWIKTDLGGPNAENDLSSVLPGMLIPVLLEKEDVTGQSFRAQDYRDKEI, encoded by the coding sequence ATGAAAAGGTTAGATGGTCAGTTAGCTTTAGTCACAGGTTCTAGTCGTGGAATTGGTGCAAAAGTTGCGGAAGGATTAGCAGATAGAGGATGTGATGTCATCCTCCATGGAAGAACGATAGAAAATACTTTACATACGAAAGAAATCATTGAATCTAAAGGTGTTAAAGTTTATTCTGTTGAAGGAGAATTATCCTCTGTTGAAGGTGTGAACCACATCATTCATCAAGTGAAAAAAATTGGACATATCGATATTTTATACAATAATGCCGGTATTAGTAATCAATATAAACCTATTTTTGAGTATAAGGTGGAAGATTGGCAAGAAATCATGCAGGTCAATGTATATAGTTTATCCTTATTATGTAGTGCTTTTGCTCCTGCTATGAAAGAGAAAGGGTATGGTCGAATTGTAAATGTTAGTTCTGGTATTCAAGACCAGCCACATTTAGTTGCCTATAGTGTTTCAAAGGCAGCTGTAGATAAGTATACGAAGGATCTTTCATTCGAACTCAAAGATGTAGATATAAAAGTTAGTTATATTGATCCTGGTTGGATTAAAACTGATTTAGGTGGACCCAATGCTGAAAATGATCTAAGTAGTGTTTTGCCAGGTATGTTAATCCCTGTTTTACTGGAAAAAGAAGATGTTACTGGCCAAAGTTTTCGTGCACAGGATTATAGAGACAAAGAAATTTAA
- a CDS encoding DMT family transporter: MNNTKPFPIPLWIILLVGIIAISFSSIFIRWSDAPVSVMAMYRLYFTNLFMIPFMLRYWDEIKSLSKKDWYYLSLSGLLLGLHFLLWMGSLRFTSVANSTAIVALEPIFVLIGSFLFFKIRTNVLSVMGMFIAVLGAVLIGWGDFGVSSEAFFGDLLALLGAIAVALHMLIGKQLLRKMSNYVYSFFVFLTAAFSLHFYNLFLGYSFFNYTSIDWGIFIILAIVPTVFGHLLFNWLLKYMNATTVSMSILGEPLGAALLAYFLLNEHISIQQAFAGFILLFGVWVFIKFNDKDQSKSLNQ, encoded by the coding sequence ATGAACAACACAAAACCATTCCCCATTCCACTTTGGATTATTTTACTCGTTGGAATTATAGCTATTTCTTTTTCCTCTATTTTTATTCGATGGTCCGATGCACCCGTATCTGTTATGGCAATGTATCGCTTATATTTTACAAACTTATTCATGATACCATTCATGCTGAGGTACTGGGATGAAATCAAAAGCCTTTCCAAAAAAGACTGGTATTATTTATCTTTATCTGGTCTTTTATTAGGTTTACATTTTTTATTATGGATGGGTTCTTTAAGATTTACTTCTGTTGCAAATTCAACAGCAATTGTTGCACTAGAACCTATATTTGTGCTCATTGGATCTTTTCTATTTTTCAAAATAAGAACAAACGTTCTATCTGTAATGGGTATGTTTATCGCAGTTCTTGGTGCAGTTTTAATTGGATGGGGTGATTTTGGAGTTTCTTCAGAAGCATTCTTTGGAGATCTACTAGCTTTGTTAGGAGCAATTGCAGTTGCACTACATATGCTTATTGGAAAACAATTACTACGCAAAATGTCCAATTATGTTTATAGTTTCTTTGTATTTTTAACAGCCGCTTTCTCACTTCATTTTTATAATTTATTTTTAGGATATTCTTTCTTTAATTATACTTCAATAGATTGGGGAATTTTTATCATATTGGCTATCGTACCAACAGTATTTGGTCATCTACTGTTTAATTGGTTATTAAAATATATGAATGCTACAACTGTATCTATGTCTATATTAGGGGAACCATTAGGAGCAGCTTTACTTGCATATTTCCTGCTGAATGAACATATTTCAATTCAACAAGCTTTTGCTGGATTTATATTATTATTTGGAGTTTGGGTGTTCATTAAATTTAATGATAAAGATCAATCTAAATCATTAAATCAATGA
- a CDS encoding GNAT family N-acetyltransferase — MEVKVAKNEQELKDAFTVRMDVFVEEQKVPSEIEIDEFEDESTHVVIYDKGKPIATGRIREADGYGKLERICVLKTHRKFGLGKMIMDSLESIGRKMDLKQFKLNAQTQAESFYEKQGYKTVSGEFLDANIPHVTMVKK, encoded by the coding sequence ATGGAAGTGAAAGTGGCAAAAAATGAACAAGAACTTAAAGATGCGTTTACAGTAAGAATGGATGTATTTGTTGAAGAACAGAAAGTGCCTTCAGAAATTGAGATTGATGAATTTGAGGATGAATCTACGCATGTTGTTATTTATGATAAAGGAAAACCTATAGCAACAGGACGTATTCGAGAAGCGGATGGTTATGGAAAACTAGAACGTATTTGTGTTTTAAAAACCCACCGTAAATTTGGATTGGGTAAAATGATTATGGATAGTTTAGAGTCAATAGGGCGTAAGATGGATTTAAAACAATTCAAGCTAAATGCCCAAACTCAAGCGGAGTCATTTTACGAAAAGCAAGGTTATAAAACAGTATCTGGAGAGTTTTTAGATGCAAATATACCACATGTGACGATGGTGAAAAAATAA
- a CDS encoding sigma-70 family RNA polymerase sigma factor codes for MEIEQLVKEAQKKNDDAFYELISIHKVQLYKIAYSYFNNEQDALEAIQEVTYRTYLKINKLKYPKYFNTWIIRILLNYCNDEIKRKKRMNKQQIEIKVHQNENEFINRLEIESLIENLEPKFQEIIKLKYIQDLTIPQISQILEFPEGTVKTWLNKSLKILRKELEREGEYYDGK; via the coding sequence GTGGAAATTGAACAACTTGTGAAAGAGGCTCAGAAGAAAAATGATGACGCTTTTTATGAATTAATTTCAATTCATAAAGTTCAATTATATAAAATAGCATATTCTTATTTTAATAATGAACAAGATGCACTTGAAGCCATTCAGGAAGTAACATACCGTACTTACTTAAAAATTAATAAACTCAAATATCCAAAATATTTTAATACATGGATTATTCGGATTTTATTGAATTATTGTAATGACGAGATAAAAAGAAAAAAGAGGATGAATAAACAACAAATTGAGATAAAAGTTCATCAAAATGAAAATGAATTTATAAATAGGCTAGAAATCGAAAGTTTAATAGAGAATTTAGAGCCAAAATTTCAAGAAATAATAAAACTAAAATATATACAGGATTTAACAATCCCACAAATTTCGCAAATCTTAGAATTTCCTGAAGGCACGGTAAAAACCTGGTTGAATAAATCCTTAAAAATATTACGGAAAGAATTAGAAAGGGAGGGTGAATATTATGATGGAAAATAA
- a CDS encoding aldo/keto reductase: MNYRQLGNRDLKVSEVSFGTWAIGGSWGSTSDEESLRALHRAMDEGVNFFDTADVYGGGHSEELLAKATKGKEDSIHIATKFCRFGDIHDPNTYSMETVRNYCETSLKKLNRERIDLYQIHCPPMDILKDGSVFEVLDKLKEEGKIRHYGVSVETAEEGLVCLENPNVAALQVIFNIFRQKPSEQLLPKAKEKGTGILVRLPLASGLLTGKFTAQSTFEEDDHRNFNENGEQFNVGETFAGLGLSKGSELASQLKWISEGRENMTRAALRWILDHEEVSCVIPGFKNVKQVEDNLQAIQVSSFSSEEMKKLSDFYKNEVFAHIRGVY; the protein is encoded by the coding sequence ATGAATTATAGACAACTTGGTAATCGTGATCTAAAAGTAAGTGAAGTCAGTTTTGGTACTTGGGCAATTGGTGGTTCTTGGGGTTCTACGAGCGATGAAGAGTCATTAAGAGCTTTACATAGAGCGATGGACGAAGGTGTAAACTTTTTTGATACTGCGGATGTTTATGGTGGAGGGCACAGTGAAGAATTATTAGCTAAGGCTACCAAAGGGAAAGAAGATTCCATACATATAGCGACTAAATTTTGTCGTTTTGGAGACATTCATGATCCAAATACATATTCTATGGAGACAGTCCGAAATTATTGTGAAACAAGTTTAAAAAAACTTAATAGAGAAAGAATCGATCTATATCAAATTCATTGTCCACCTATGGATATTTTAAAAGATGGTAGCGTGTTTGAGGTTTTAGATAAATTGAAGGAAGAAGGGAAAATCCGTCACTATGGCGTTAGTGTTGAAACAGCTGAAGAGGGTTTAGTATGTTTGGAAAATCCTAATGTAGCTGCACTTCAAGTTATTTTTAATATTTTTAGACAAAAACCGTCTGAACAATTACTACCCAAAGCAAAAGAGAAAGGAACAGGTATACTTGTCAGATTACCTTTAGCAAGTGGTTTGTTAACGGGTAAATTCACGGCACAAAGTACTTTTGAAGAAGATGATCATCGAAACTTTAATGAAAATGGTGAACAGTTTAATGTAGGTGAAACCTTTGCTGGTTTAGGTTTATCTAAAGGATCGGAATTAGCAAGTCAATTGAAATGGATTTCGGAAGGCAGAGAGAATATGACAAGAGCTGCTTTACGTTGGATCCTTGACCATGAAGAAGTAAGCTGTGTCATTCCTGGATTTAAAAATGTGAAACAAGTAGAAGATAATTTGCAGGCCATTCAAGTTTCTTCATTTTCAAGTGAAGAGATGAAGAAGTTGAGTGATTTTTATAAAAATGAAGTTTTTGCTCATATTAGAGGTGTTTATTAA
- a CDS encoding DUF1440 domain-containing protein — protein MAGTAKKFNLKAGIYASLIGGLVMSIMLGMMGSFPGIASMVGSDSAIVGFIVHLVISAIFGIGFAYFIGFIKQPIVAGVIFGVIIWVIGPLVIMPMLMGGDVAVCGSICGSACGAASDPCGNACGGGSSSGMWLSLVSHGIYGLVTGLVFKLIPIK, from the coding sequence ATGGCTGGAACAGCAAAAAAATTTAATCTAAAAGCCGGAATTTACGCAAGTTTAATTGGTGGACTTGTGATGTCTATCATGTTAGGAATGATGGGATCTTTCCCTGGGATCGCATCAATGGTTGGTAGTGACTCTGCCATTGTTGGTTTTATTGTTCATTTAGTCATCAGTGCTATCTTTGGGATTGGTTTTGCATATTTTATTGGGTTTATCAAACAACCCATAGTTGCAGGTGTAATCTTTGGAGTAATCATATGGGTTATCGGCCCCCTTGTAATTATGCCAATGTTAATGGGTGGTGATGTAGCTGTTTGTGGTTCTATTTGTGGAAGCGCTTGCGGAGCTGCAAGTGATCCATGTGGCAACGCTTGTGGTGGGGGTTCATCATCAGGCATGTGGTTAAGCTTGGTTAGTCATGGCATATATGGGTTGGTAACTGGATTAGTGTTTAAATTGATCCCTATTAAGTAA
- the rsgA gene encoding ribosome small subunit-dependent GTPase A: MNINKLGWNEYFENEFLPYKEKQFTVGRVALEHKRLYRVYTENGEVLGEVSGKFRFESASREDYPAVGDWVVLQQMEGENKAIIHAVLPRTSKFSRKVAGITTEEQIVAANVDTVFIVISLNDDFNMRRIERYLIMVWESGANPVILLSKADLCKDVDEKVSQVETIAIGVPICVISSVENTGVEQLGPYMNVGETITLTGSSGVGKSTLVNLLMEKEVQEIQDIRHDDKGKHTTTYRELFVLPNDVIMVDTPGMREFQLWEADDSFDHTFSDIEQLASECYFKDCSHNNEPKCAVKKAIENGSLEATRYESYLKLKKELAFLERKNDKKAQKLEKDKWKKLSGDRTRLHRP, from the coding sequence TTGAATATAAACAAATTAGGTTGGAACGAATATTTTGAAAATGAATTTTTACCATATAAGGAAAAACAATTTACAGTTGGTCGTGTGGCGTTAGAACATAAACGTTTATACAGAGTATATACAGAGAACGGAGAGGTATTAGGAGAAGTATCTGGGAAATTTAGATTTGAGTCTGCTTCACGAGAAGATTATCCTGCAGTAGGGGACTGGGTTGTCCTTCAACAAATGGAAGGAGAAAACAAAGCGATTATCCATGCTGTTTTACCACGAACAAGTAAGTTCTCAAGAAAAGTTGCAGGTATTACAACAGAGGAACAAATTGTAGCAGCGAATGTAGACACGGTTTTTATCGTAATTTCTCTAAATGATGATTTTAACATGAGAAGAATTGAACGATATTTAATCATGGTATGGGAAAGTGGAGCAAATCCAGTTATTTTGTTAAGTAAAGCGGATTTGTGTAAAGATGTTGATGAAAAGGTATCCCAAGTTGAAACAATTGCAATTGGCGTACCGATTTGTGTCATTAGTTCAGTAGAAAATACAGGGGTTGAGCAATTAGGTCCCTATATGAATGTAGGAGAAACGATTACACTTACGGGTTCCTCTGGTGTAGGTAAATCTACTTTAGTAAATTTATTAATGGAAAAAGAAGTTCAAGAGATTCAAGATATAAGACATGATGATAAAGGAAAACATACAACCACGTATAGAGAACTATTTGTATTGCCGAATGATGTGATCATGGTGGATACACCTGGAATGAGAGAATTTCAACTGTGGGAAGCAGATGATAGTTTTGATCATACCTTCTCAGATATCGAACAATTAGCAAGTGAATGTTATTTTAAAGATTGTTCTCATAATAATGAACCAAAATGTGCAGTTAAAAAAGCAATTGAAAATGGAAGTCTAGAAGCAACTCGATATGAAAGCTACTTAAAACTGAAAAAGGAATTAGCTTTTTTAGAAAGAAAAAATGATAAAAAGGCTCAAAAACTTGAAAAAGACAAGTGGAAAAAACTCTCCGGTGATCGTACAAGGTTACATCGTCCGTAA
- a CDS encoding FixH family protein translates to MEKKLTFKSLIIMIMVLVLVTGCTDSQEETSELPPLKLFDVDIQISSEEIQPGEPVTFKAIVTLDAEKIEDASEVKFEFKKDGSEDSTFAYGTHQGEGVYAVEQIFDEDGVYSVTAHVTARNMHNMPKKQFTVGEVDEMMDENMESGEMNHEDMDGSMGDSDEGGLGIHLMGVETVVANEEVELTAHLQQGDQLLTDANVKFEIWFDDNEKHEYVDAASEDMKGMYKSDYIFTSTGTYNVTVHVEKGEEIHDHKEHTVVVK, encoded by the coding sequence ATGGAAAAGAAATTAACATTTAAATCACTAATTATTATGATTATGGTATTAGTATTAGTAACTGGATGTACCGATAGTCAAGAAGAAACGTCTGAATTACCGCCTCTTAAATTATTTGATGTAGACATTCAAATTAGTTCTGAAGAAATTCAACCTGGAGAGCCTGTTACATTCAAAGCCATTGTCACTCTTGATGCTGAAAAAATTGAAGATGCAAGTGAAGTGAAATTTGAATTTAAAAAAGATGGCAGTGAAGATTCTACGTTTGCCTACGGAACTCATCAAGGAGAAGGCGTTTATGCTGTAGAACAAATATTTGATGAAGACGGTGTGTATAGTGTAACTGCACATGTGACCGCAAGAAATATGCATAATATGCCTAAAAAACAGTTTACTGTTGGAGAAGTAGATGAAATGATGGATGAGAACATGGAATCAGGCGAAATGAACCATGAGGACATGGATGGTTCCATGGGGGATTCTGATGAAGGTGGATTAGGAATACATTTAATGGGTGTTGAAACTGTGGTTGCAAATGAAGAAGTAGAATTAACAGCTCATCTTCAACAAGGTGATCAGTTGTTAACGGATGCTAACGTTAAATTTGAGATTTGGTTTGACGATAACGAGAAACATGAATATGTTGATGCTGCTTCTGAGGATATGAAAGGAATGTACAAATCAGATTATATCTTCACTTCAACCGGTACCTATAATGTTACAGTACACGTTGAAAAAGGTGAGGAAATTCATGATCATAAGGAACATACTGTGGTTGTAAAATAA
- a CDS encoding vWA domain-containing protein — translation MKKIGLVIFSFVLFLAIIGCSNQSEENPMLEGENISRETERNDMVIEPQGQEEPKYEESSSMDSAVSLEFSESLNQNEKSMVITPPNREEIEDMNFKGYGTNPFISTEDDTLSTFAIDVDTGSYTVVRNYIQRGTLPPPEAVRVEEFINYFKTDLEASKNKPFAIQVDGGESPFGEGYKLMRVAIKGEEIADENRKPANLVFVIDVSGSMNQENRLGLVKKSLYLLVDQLKDNDRVGLIVYGSTARTILEQTSVEDKQRIIAAIDQLESSGSTNAEEGLVLGYETVSEYFQKNALNRVILCSDGVANVGETGAEGILGEIKRYARDDITLSTFGFGMGNYNDVLMEQLADQGDGNYAYIDSFSEARRIFTEELTGTLQTIAKDVKIQVEFDPEKVDRYRLIGYENRDVRDEDFRNDTVDGGEIGAGHAVTALYEIKVKDDELDDLGLIRLRFKDVKVDDVIELSSSLSIKNELDRELKFQAAVAEFAEILRQSYWAKESTLNQVLELAEQNAVGEKQLQFVSLVRDAVAIQSYD, via the coding sequence ATGAAAAAAATAGGGTTAGTTATATTTAGTTTTGTGTTGTTTTTGGCTATCATCGGGTGCTCTAATCAATCTGAAGAAAATCCAATGTTAGAGGGGGAGAATATTTCTAGAGAAACTGAACGGAATGACATGGTTATTGAGCCACAAGGTCAAGAAGAACCGAAATATGAAGAATCTTCATCAATGGATTCTGCTGTAAGTCTAGAATTTTCTGAAAGTTTAAATCAAAATGAAAAAAGTATGGTTATAACTCCACCAAACAGAGAAGAAATAGAAGATATGAATTTCAAAGGTTATGGCACCAATCCATTTATTTCAACAGAAGATGATACATTATCTACTTTTGCTATTGATGTGGACACTGGTTCTTATACAGTGGTTCGAAACTATATTCAAAGGGGGACATTACCACCTCCAGAAGCTGTGAGGGTGGAAGAGTTTATTAATTATTTTAAAACAGATTTGGAAGCCTCAAAAAATAAACCATTTGCGATTCAAGTTGATGGTGGTGAATCTCCGTTTGGTGAAGGTTATAAACTAATGAGAGTCGCTATTAAAGGGGAAGAAATAGCAGATGAAAACAGAAAACCTGCTAACTTAGTATTTGTCATTGATGTATCTGGTTCTATGAATCAAGAGAATCGATTAGGACTTGTGAAAAAAAGTTTATATCTTCTTGTAGACCAATTAAAAGATAATGATAGGGTAGGTTTAATTGTATATGGATCAACAGCTAGAACTATACTTGAACAAACTTCAGTTGAAGATAAACAACGAATTATAGCAGCAATAGATCAATTAGAATCATCTGGATCAACGAATGCAGAAGAAGGATTAGTCCTGGGTTACGAAACGGTATCTGAGTATTTTCAAAAAAATGCTTTAAATAGAGTGATTCTTTGCTCAGACGGTGTTGCTAATGTAGGCGAAACAGGAGCAGAGGGGATTTTAGGAGAAATCAAAAGGTATGCTAGAGATGATATAACATTAAGTACTTTCGGGTTTGGTATGGGAAACTATAATGACGTTCTAATGGAGCAGTTAGCGGACCAAGGCGATGGTAACTATGCATATATTGATTCTTTTTCAGAAGCTAGACGTATTTTTACTGAAGAATTAACAGGTACATTACAAACGATTGCAAAGGATGTAAAGATCCAAGTTGAATTTGACCCTGAAAAAGTGGATAGATATCGATTAATTGGTTATGAAAATCGTGATGTAAGAGATGAGGATTTTCGCAATGATACAGTTGATGGGGGTGAGATTGGAGCCGGACACGCCGTAACTGCTTTATACGAGATTAAAGTGAAAGATGATGAACTAGATGATTTGGGGTTAATTCGATTAAGATTTAAAGATGTAAAGGTGGATGATGTTATAGAGCTTTCTAGTTCTCTTTCTATCAAAAATGAACTTGATAGGGAACTGAAGTTTCAAGCAGCCGTTGCTGAATTTGCTGAAATATTAAGGCAAAGTTATTGGGCTAAGGAAAGTACTCTGAATCAAGTATTAGAACTAGCTGAACAAAATGCAGTAGGAGAAAAACAATTGCAATTTGTTTCTTTAGTAAGAGATGCAGTCGCTATTCAATCCTATGATTAG
- a CDS encoding DUF4179 domain-containing protein, producing MMENKEDHLLNELKDHYSKLSIPDQMDQMINNGIMKAKKKQRLKRSTYVTTIAVSILMLLFVTSIRVSPVFASFVTNIPGLSKVVELINYDKGLQSAVDNGFIQVIGKSDEHEEITFTVDSVIIDESKLIVFYTITGIEEYNYISLSKVELLKSNGERYKVGTSYDHNINEVEDMVSNKIDFSFHGDTPEEFTLNVNISTSENADTEENLPYTWSVPFQVDKTLFENMKHIYDINQTVNIEDQLITFEKVTIYPTRSELSISFDENNSKKIFGFDDLRIVDQSKNEWSTNNGVSAVHISDHERLLYFDSNYFYEPDEMYIEFKSIRTLDKDKLELQVDLEQQKLIKAPDENITLEFINEKGGELEIGFRIKYDGLHQIRSEEISHEFHDSSATYSFRTSTSSILSNDNAKETVLLIPKREYSNPLTFSFWDYPARIYEDVQIKIK from the coding sequence ATGATGGAAAATAAAGAGGACCATTTATTAAATGAATTAAAAGATCACTATAGCAAATTATCAATTCCAGACCAGATGGATCAAATGATTAACAATGGAATAATGAAAGCAAAAAAGAAACAAAGACTTAAACGATCTACCTACGTAACTACTATTGCGGTTAGTATTCTTATGTTGTTGTTTGTTACTTCGATAAGGGTTTCACCGGTTTTTGCATCATTTGTAACTAATATACCGGGATTATCTAAAGTTGTAGAATTAATTAATTACGATAAAGGTCTTCAATCTGCAGTAGACAATGGATTTATCCAAGTAATTGGGAAATCTGATGAACACGAAGAGATCACTTTTACTGTAGATTCAGTCATTATTGATGAATCAAAATTGATTGTTTTTTATACAATTACTGGAATAGAAGAATATAATTATATCAGTTTGAGTAAAGTTGAATTGTTGAAATCAAATGGAGAGCGTTATAAAGTGGGTACTTCGTACGATCATAACATAAATGAAGTAGAAGATATGGTTAGTAATAAAATTGATTTTTCATTTCATGGAGATACTCCAGAGGAATTCACATTAAATGTGAACATTTCAACAAGTGAAAATGCTGATACGGAAGAAAACTTACCTTATACTTGGTCTGTTCCTTTTCAAGTAGATAAAACGTTATTTGAAAATATGAAACATATATATGATATTAATCAAACAGTGAATATAGAAGATCAGTTGATTACGTTTGAAAAAGTAACAATATATCCAACAAGATCAGAATTAAGTATCTCATTTGATGAAAACAATTCAAAAAAAATATTTGGGTTTGATGACTTACGTATCGTTGACCAGTCTAAAAATGAATGGAGTACAAATAATGGAGTGTCTGCTGTACACATCAGTGATCATGAGAGGCTGCTTTATTTTGACAGTAATTATTTTTATGAGCCTGACGAAATGTATATTGAGTTTAAATCTATAAGGACACTAGATAAAGATAAATTAGAATTACAAGTGGATTTAGAACAACAAAAATTAATTAAAGCACCGGATGAGAATATTACCCTTGAATTTATAAATGAAAAGGGAGGTGAATTAGAAATAGGATTTCGTATTAAATATGACGGATTACATCAGATACGTTCTGAAGAAATATCTCATGAATTTCATGATTCGTCAGCTACTTATTCATTCAGAACTAGTACATCAAGTATTTTAAGTAACGACAATGCAAAGGAAACCGTCTTATTGATTCCAAAGAGAGAATATTCGAATCCACTTACTTTTTCTTTCTGGGATTATCCAGCCAGAATTTATGAGGATGTACAAATTAAAATAAAATGA